The following are encoded in a window of Brevibacillus ruminantium genomic DNA:
- a CDS encoding DUF2626 domain-containing protein: MDRMYRVLGFWTIAIALMAFWGGLYPMALLFFGLTAFFVALSYMNLTERAYLNIFFGFMFVSFVGFTYYTFFVMPVGPQEHSLVLQTLL, from the coding sequence ATGGATCGTATGTATCGCGTACTGGGCTTCTGGACGATTGCTATCGCTCTGATGGCGTTCTGGGGTGGATTGTACCCGATGGCTCTGTTGTTCTTCGGCCTGACCGCATTTTTCGTGGCGCTCAGCTACATGAATCTGACCGAGCGGGCATATTTGAACATTTTCTTTGGTTTCATGTTCGTATCTTTTGTGGGCTTCACTTACTACACGTTCTTCGTGATGCCAGTTGGGCCACAAGAGCACTCTCTGGTGCTCCAAACATTGCTGTAA
- a CDS encoding helix-turn-helix transcriptional regulator → MECDAQKLTSALADSTRFSIYQYVSNRIEPVTVQEIAEHFSIHPNVARLHLTKLEDVRLLSSSSDKSGKGGRPSRLYTLSDHVVSLQFPPRDYRLLADIAIESLLSLGEAGEAALINMGHRMGKEMAKRAIKEYPLLKETASLSEKLDHINRLVIAQGLKPDIEALPDGQLRFRVYNCTFSESAKRFPNSVCKMHNALLTGIFETYFGNIELREDESMLSGCRSCNYTVIHLPDACSQLSPES, encoded by the coding sequence ATGGAATGCGACGCTCAAAAACTAACCAGCGCCTTGGCGGATTCAACTCGTTTTTCCATCTACCAGTATGTATCGAACCGTATCGAACCTGTAACGGTTCAAGAAATCGCGGAACACTTTTCTATCCATCCAAACGTTGCCCGCCTTCATCTAACGAAGCTGGAAGATGTTCGCCTTCTAAGTTCCTCCTCCGACAAGAGCGGGAAAGGCGGACGTCCAAGCCGTCTCTATACGCTGTCTGATCATGTCGTCAGCCTTCAGTTTCCTCCGCGCGACTATCGCTTGCTCGCTGACATCGCGATCGAGAGTCTGCTTTCCCTTGGGGAAGCAGGAGAAGCGGCCCTGATCAACATGGGGCATCGCATGGGAAAGGAAATGGCGAAGCGCGCGATCAAAGAATACCCTCTTCTCAAGGAAACGGCTTCCCTGTCGGAAAAACTGGACCATATTAACCGCTTGGTAATCGCGCAGGGCTTAAAACCGGACATCGAAGCGCTGCCCGATGGCCAACTGCGATTCCGGGTCTATAACTGTACCTTCTCAGAAAGCGCGAAGCGATTTCCCAACTCCGTTTGCAAGATGCACAACGCTTTGTTGACCGGAATATTTGAGACCTACTTTGGGAACATTGAGTTACGAGAAGATGAGTCGATGTTGAGCGGATGCCGCTCCTGCAATTACACGGTGATTCATCTGCCCGATGCCTGCAGCCAGCTTTCCCCAGAAAGCTAA
- a CDS encoding Spx/MgsR family RNA polymerase-binding regulatory protein, whose translation MAVAERTRTQKLTFFTYPSCTSCRKAKAWLAENGVNYEERHLFKNPPTSEELLEIIKMTTNGLDEILSTRSQRFKNLDVNIDDMSVSELLEMLSEEPQLLKRPILTDGENLIVGFNQSAMKNLLA comes from the coding sequence ATGGCGGTAGCAGAGCGTACCCGTACCCAAAAATTAACGTTTTTCACCTACCCGAGTTGCACCTCCTGTCGCAAAGCAAAAGCTTGGCTGGCAGAGAATGGGGTTAACTACGAAGAGCGGCATTTGTTCAAAAATCCGCCTACTTCTGAAGAACTGCTTGAAATTATCAAAATGACAACAAATGGGTTGGATGAAATATTGTCCACACGCAGCCAGCGCTTTAAAAACCTGGATGTAAACATTGACGATATGTCGGTAAGCGAGCTGTTGGAGATGTTAAGTGAAGAACCACAGCTATTAAAACGGCCAATCCTGACAGACGGTGAAAACCTGATCGTCGGTTTTAACCAATCGGCTATGAAAAATCTGCTTGCCTGA
- a CDS encoding enoyl-CoA hydratase/isomerase family protein, producing METIRLEKKEGIATITLARPEVHNAISLEMTEEIQAAVADCAADSQVKVIIFTGEGESFVSGGDLKQFIAARGREQALPILSKVAGMLKTIEESPKPTIAMINGHAIGGGSEFAISCHFRYASQSAMLGFVQIGLHITSGWGGGTRLLDKLPESRALALLLTGEKLTAREAERYGLVDHVCHPDRLREETEQFARMIAAQPLAGIEAYMRLLAWKRAGIPQSERVEREVSQCADLWGNDEHVRLVEKFLRK from the coding sequence ATGGAGACCATTCGCTTGGAGAAAAAAGAAGGAATCGCCACGATTACACTGGCGCGCCCCGAGGTCCACAATGCGATCAGTCTGGAAATGACGGAGGAGATCCAGGCTGCTGTCGCGGACTGTGCAGCCGATTCACAGGTAAAAGTAATCATCTTTACGGGGGAGGGAGAAAGCTTCGTCTCTGGCGGAGATCTCAAACAATTTATCGCCGCGCGTGGAAGGGAGCAAGCTTTGCCGATCCTCAGCAAGGTCGCCGGAATGCTGAAGACAATCGAAGAATCTCCGAAACCGACCATCGCCATGATCAATGGCCACGCGATTGGGGGAGGAAGTGAATTTGCCATCTCCTGTCATTTTCGCTATGCCAGCCAGTCCGCTATGCTTGGCTTTGTGCAAATTGGTTTACATATTACGTCTGGCTGGGGAGGGGGTACGCGTTTGTTGGACAAGCTGCCTGAGTCTCGTGCGCTTGCTCTTTTGTTAACGGGAGAAAAGCTGACCGCCCGAGAGGCAGAGCGATATGGTTTGGTCGATCATGTGTGCCATCCCGATCGTTTGCGCGAGGAGACGGAGCAATTTGCCAGGATGATCGCCGCCCAGCCTCTTGCCGGGATTGAAGCCTATATGAGATTGCTTGCCTGGAAGCGCGCCGGAATCCCGCAGTCTGAAAGAGTGGAGCGCGAAGTCAGCCAGTGTGCCGATTTGTGGGGAAATGATGAGCATGTGCGTCTGGTAGAAAAATTTTTACGAAAATAA